Below is a genomic region from Rouxiella chamberiensis.
GTCCGCCATCGGCGGTTGCAGGAAGGGGAGATAACTGCCGAGCGTATCATCGGGCGACAGACCCGCATCGCTTCGCAGCAGCGCCAGCGTGGCGAAAATATGCTTGGTTACCGAGGCGTAACGCACCACATTGTCGATGCCAAATGGCTCGCCGGTGGTCAGATTTGCCAGACCGCCGCAGGCTTCGCCGCGCAGGGACTCGCTATCAAACAGAGCAATGGCCCCGCCCGGTTCACCCGGTCGATTCCATCCTTCGGTCACTTTCTTTGCCGCTTCCAATGCCGCTTGCCAATTCACAGAACTTGAGGAATTCATTCCTGTCTCCATTATCCATTGCCCATCATCCGTACTGTGACGATGGGCGTCGGCTAAAATCAAAGGTTGCCCTAATCGATTTCCGGTTCTTCGAGATCAAGACTGAGTCGCCTGAGCTCGGCAGTATGCGGATGCGTTACGCGTCCGGCCCGTAAATCGTTCGCACTCACAAGCTCGACCATTTGACCACCGATCATCACTCCGATTCTGGTGCAAAGATGCGTTACCACGGCTAAATTGTGGGTCACCATCACATAGGTCAATTTCTTCTCGTGGCGGATGTCAGTCAACAGGTTGAGGATTTCCGCCTGTACCGACACATCCAGCGCCGAGGTCGGCTCGTCGAGCAGCAGCACGTCGGGTTCCGAGATAAGGGCGCGCGCAATCGCGACACGCTGGCGCTGTCCGCCCGAAAGCTGATGCGGAAAACGAAAGCGCACACTTTGCGGCAACGCGACTTCATTGAGCGCATCGGCAATACGTCTCTCGATATTCAGAAAGCCATGCACTTCCAGCGGCTCGGCAAGAATGCGGTCAATGGTCTGACGCGGATGCAGCGACCCGTAGGGGTCTTGAAACACCATCTGCACGCGACGGTAAAAGCGTTTTGGGCGTTTCGGCAACTGAGGCTCACCGGCAATGCTCATGGCGCCGGACCAGGATTCGTTGAGTCCGGCCAGCGCGCGAAGAATGGTCGATTTACCCGATCCGCTTTCTCCCACAATGCCGAAACTCTCGCCGTTGTTGACGGTAAAACTCACGCCTTTGACGACTTCGGTATCACCAAAGGCGATGCGCAGTTGTTCCAGATTTATCATGATGTCTTCCATGCCTCGTCGCGAACCAGAATCGGCAGCCGTTCTCTTGGATGCACAAGCGATGGCAGGCACTCCAGCAAGCCACGTGTGTAAGGATGCTGCGCATGGCGCAGATCACCGGCCTGCAAGGTTTCGACGATGCGACCGGCGTACATGACCGCTACGCGATCGCAGAATTTCGACACCAGCGGCAAGTCGTGACTGATAAGAATCAGCCCCATACCGCGGCTCGAAACCAGGTCATCGAGCAGGCGCAGAATTTCGGCCTGCACGGTGGCG
It encodes:
- a CDS encoding ABC transporter ATP-binding protein, with the translated sequence MINLEQLRIAFGDTEVVKGVSFTVNNGESFGIVGESGSGKSTILRALAGLNESWSGAMSIAGEPQLPKRPKRFYRRVQMVFQDPYGSLHPRQTIDRILAEPLEVHGFLNIERRIADALNEVALPQSVRFRFPHQLSGGQRQRVAIARALISEPDVLLLDEPTSALDVSVQAEILNLLTDIRHEKKLTYVMVTHNLAVVTHLCTRIGVMIGGQMVELVSANDLRAGRVTHPHTAELRRLSLDLEEPEID